In Spirosoma aureum, a single genomic region encodes these proteins:
- a CDS encoding exo-beta-N-acetylmuramidase NamZ family protein gives MIRFSAIFFFTLLAISNRKGPTQIESANQSSSKKDIIITGADQIEKYLPYLKGKRIGLVANQSSLIGRKSSVDSLLSLGIKIVKVFGPEHGFRGNASNGAAVGNEKDTKTGIPIISLYGKNEKPTPEQLADIDLMVFDIQDVGCRYYTNINTLEYVMEACAENNKKLLILDRPNPNAYVVDGPVMTDDKFKSAIGIHYTPMTHGMTIGEFAQYLNGEGYLKKQCNIKIIKVANYNHDMPYVLPVHPSPNLNTQQAVMLFPSLCMFEGTAINEGRGTYMPFTILGAPALKGKYSFSYKPVSIPGMSERPNHKDSVCYGLDLRNYDISHLRKSRQINLSWVIELYNAYPDKGNFFNPGRTNDVSSFDLRIGTDQLRKQIIGGVAEAEIRKSWEPGLKKFKTTRAKYLLYPD, from the coding sequence ATGATACGATTTTCGGCCATCTTTTTTTTTACGCTTTTGGCGATTAGCAACAGGAAAGGTCCCACACAAATTGAATCGGCAAACCAAAGTTCATCCAAGAAGGACATAATTATTACAGGGGCCGACCAGATAGAAAAATATTTGCCTTACCTCAAAGGAAAACGTATTGGCCTGGTTGCTAATCAGAGTTCACTAATCGGCAGGAAAAGCAGTGTAGACAGTTTACTGAGCCTAGGCATTAAAATTGTAAAAGTATTTGGACCTGAGCATGGTTTCCGAGGCAATGCCAGTAATGGAGCTGCGGTAGGCAATGAGAAAGATACAAAAACCGGCATTCCAATCATCTCATTGTACGGTAAAAATGAGAAACCAACCCCGGAACAGCTGGCAGATATCGACCTTATGGTCTTTGATATCCAGGATGTTGGCTGCCGCTACTATACGAATATCAATACGCTGGAATACGTGATGGAAGCCTGTGCAGAAAACAACAAAAAGCTACTCATTCTTGACAGGCCCAATCCTAACGCTTATGTGGTAGACGGGCCAGTAATGACTGATGATAAATTTAAATCCGCTATCGGGATCCATTATACGCCAATGACCCATGGTATGACAATTGGAGAGTTTGCCCAATACCTGAACGGTGAAGGATATCTTAAGAAACAATGTAACATAAAGATTATCAAAGTTGCCAATTACAATCATGACATGCCCTATGTACTGCCCGTACATCCCTCACCAAATTTAAACACACAGCAAGCAGTGATGCTATTTCCGAGCTTATGCATGTTTGAAGGAACAGCTATCAATGAAGGCCGGGGAACTTACATGCCATTTACTATTTTAGGTGCGCCCGCTTTGAAGGGCAAGTATTCGTTTTCCTACAAACCGGTCAGTATTCCCGGAATGAGCGAGAGACCAAATCACAAAGACTCTGTTTGTTATGGGCTCGATCTGCGTAACTATGATATAAGCCATTTGCGGAAGAGTCGTCAGATTAATTTATCATGGGTAATTGAACTCTATAATGCGTATCCTGACAAAGGTAATTTCTTTAATCCGGGCAGAACCAACGATGTATCCAGCTTTGATTTACGAATAGGTACCGATCAACTTAGAAAGCAGATAATAGGGGGAGTTGCTGAGGCTGAAATCAGAAAAAGCTGGGAGCCAGGCTTGAAGAAGTTTAAAACTACTCGGGCAAAGTATCTTTTATATCCGGATTAA
- a CDS encoding alpha/beta fold hydrolase, with product MTIRLLLLLIAAQFQTVSHAQSKTYVLVHGGWHGAWCWKKVVPLLEANGNRVVALDLPGHGDDKTSPATVTLDDYTKKVVQVATAQTGPVILVGHSMAGVAIAQAAEVLGKEKVAKLVFLDAFMPKNGESVFALAGKAEALNKAAGKPTPGPSLSQCLLLADDKKTSVVDPDRVGQLFYQDCSADDIAYVKAHIGPQPMACLGTPVHVTDAQYGAIPKVYILCTQAKDLDKRSIAKNVAVQKMYTLASSHSPFFSMPEKLVAILQAL from the coding sequence ATGACAATCAGACTTCTTTTACTGCTAATTGCAGCACAATTTCAAACGGTTTCGCACGCTCAATCGAAAACCTATGTGCTGGTTCATGGAGGCTGGCATGGAGCCTGGTGCTGGAAAAAGGTAGTACCCTTGCTGGAAGCTAATGGCAATCGGGTAGTGGCGCTTGATTTGCCTGGGCATGGCGATGACAAAACTTCCCCCGCTACGGTTACCCTTGATGATTATACAAAAAAGGTAGTTCAGGTCGCCACTGCCCAAACAGGTCCAGTTATTCTGGTTGGGCACTCGATGGCGGGCGTTGCAATTGCGCAGGCAGCTGAGGTATTAGGCAAAGAAAAAGTGGCCAAACTGGTATTTCTGGATGCCTTTATGCCTAAAAATGGCGAGTCTGTTTTTGCGCTGGCAGGCAAAGCGGAAGCTCTGAATAAAGCCGCTGGCAAACCAACTCCTGGACCCTCGCTCAGTCAGTGTCTCCTGCTGGCGGATGACAAAAAGACTTCTGTGGTCGATCCAGATCGGGTTGGCCAATTATTCTATCAGGATTGTTCGGCCGACGACATAGCCTATGTAAAAGCGCATATTGGGCCTCAGCCGATGGCATGTCTGGGTACACCGGTACATGTAACGGATGCTCAATATGGTGCTATTCCGAAAGTGTATATCCTTTGTACCCAGGCTAAAGATCTGGATAAACGTAGTATAGCTAAAAACGTAGCTGTCCAAAAAATGTATACCTTGGCCAGTAGTCATTCACCGTTTTTCTCGATGCCAGAAAAACTGGTGGCTATCCTTCAGGCGCTATGA
- a CDS encoding helix-turn-helix domain-containing protein, with protein MIFREFCPCLALQPYIKNYLLVNLFYHPADFPKTPYPARLEQALIFFVRGFITSHDPLTGKTVPIAPNALFGQQVSRLDFQCVVKADFLMVQVIFQPGALYRLLGMPSTELTGVFCDGESVLNSELQAVNDKLANSKDYTEMIERVEQYMLSKLKKVKREAHPIDRIGTLLFNNPMPFSLDWLADQANLSPRQFERKFSERIGIGPKLYSRISRFFQTINYKEMHPDQDWLTVAVEFGYTDYDHLAKDFKQFANVTPNLLMKEYAQRPEIIVNL; from the coding sequence ATGATCTTCCGCGAATTCTGTCCTTGCCTAGCGTTACAGCCTTATATAAAGAATTATCTACTGGTCAATCTTTTTTATCATCCAGCTGATTTTCCGAAAACGCCTTATCCAGCCCGTCTGGAGCAAGCCCTGATATTTTTCGTCCGTGGCTTTATTACATCCCATGATCCATTAACTGGGAAAACGGTTCCAATCGCCCCTAATGCTCTATTTGGCCAGCAAGTGTCCCGGCTTGATTTCCAATGCGTTGTGAAGGCCGACTTCCTGATGGTGCAGGTCATTTTTCAACCGGGAGCCCTCTATCGTTTATTAGGTATGCCAAGTACGGAACTGACCGGCGTGTTTTGTGACGGAGAATCGGTACTAAATTCGGAACTACAGGCCGTAAATGATAAACTGGCTAATTCTAAAGACTATACTGAGATGATTGAGCGGGTTGAGCAGTATATGTTAAGTAAATTAAAAAAAGTCAAACGGGAGGCTCATCCCATTGACCGAATTGGGACGCTATTATTTAATAACCCAATGCCTTTCTCCTTGGATTGGCTGGCCGATCAAGCCAATTTAAGTCCCCGTCAATTTGAGCGGAAATTTAGTGAGCGAATTGGCATCGGCCCCAAGCTCTATAGTCGAATCAGCCGGTTCTTTCAAACGATAAACTATAAAGAAATGCATCCTGACCAGGATTGGTTGACCGTAGCTGTTGAATTTGGCTATACCGATTATGACCACCTGGCTAAAGATTTCAAGCAGTTTGCCAATGTCACGCCGAACCTGCTGATGAAAGAATATGCCCAACGTCCCGAGATAATCGTGAATCTTTGA
- a CDS encoding outer membrane protein assembly factor BamB family protein gives MGSGDDKLYALDARNGAKKWDYTIASGQKVNTSPTVSNGLVYAGGTGGKLVALDAEIGTKKWDTSVTGGFFVPSSPAVADGILYIGDGTEDVLSLMH, from the coding sequence ATTGGCAGTGGCGATGATAAATTATATGCCCTTGACGCCCGGAATGGGGCAAAAAAATGGGACTATACCATCGCTTCAGGCCAGAAAGTTAATACCAGCCCTACCGTTTCCAATGGATTGGTTTATGCGGGTGGAACCGGAGGGAAACTTGTTGCGCTGGATGCCGAGATTGGCACCAAAAAGTGGGATACCAGTGTAACCGGTGGCTTCTTTGTGCCGTCCAGCCCCGCTGTTGCCGATGGAATACTATACATCGGTGATGGTACAGAAGATGTGCTTTCTTTAATGCACTAA
- a CDS encoding outer membrane protein assembly factor BamB family protein: MTQMGVQKWRFALSNPAGYVNSTLAIANGMVYACSFDKMVYALDVQTGVKKWEFATANIINSSPAVADGIVYVKSNDACCIARPEVQQQ, from the coding sequence TTGACCCAAATGGGTGTTCAGAAATGGCGCTTTGCCTTGAGCAATCCGGCTGGTTACGTCAACTCAACTTTGGCCATAGCCAATGGAATGGTATATGCCTGCAGTTTCGATAAAATGGTGTATGCGCTGGATGTACAGACAGGCGTAAAGAAATGGGAATTCGCGACGGCAAATATCATCAACTCGAGCCCAGCGGTGGCCGATGGAATTGTTTATGTAAAAAGTAACGATGCCTGTTGCATTGCCCGCCCGGAGGTCCAGCAACAATGA